The following are from one region of the Nitrospirae bacterium YQR-1 genome:
- a CDS encoding glycosyltransferase translates to MNTPLISVITPSLNSAAYIRDAIESVLRQGYPNFEHIVADGGSTDGTTEVLNNYPHLRWISEPDNGQSDAMNKGFAMSKGDIIVYLNSDDYFEPEAFNSVVPYFLRGEKFVVGNVRVLNENGTFWINTPSVDFSTMLRWWKFNAFCHNPGGYFFLREVLDTVGPFNTANHYNMDWDFLLKSALHYRFYKIDALLATYRRFDFTKSKENVRFKMNSYVFSKTYWKHLPAFEHFKIFIEFNYIDIIRFNRLIGKAANLVYALKFKIINTAEFIQRFLVLRFAKTIAIFGACPEGVMYLQKCRKKGMDVKFFIDISVKANSFNGLPLHDINDFIGGDFGDIEAILVAESLRKNKIKRMLDSVGFKKPVV, encoded by the coding sequence GTGAACACTCCGCTTATATCAGTTATAACACCTTCTTTAAACAGCGCTGCATATATAAGGGACGCCATAGAGAGCGTACTTCGGCAGGGGTATCCAAATTTTGAACATATAGTGGCAGATGGCGGTTCAACGGATGGGACAACAGAAGTGCTCAACAACTACCCACACCTGAGGTGGATTTCAGAGCCCGACAATGGGCAATCTGATGCAATGAACAAAGGGTTTGCTATGTCCAAAGGAGACATTATCGTTTACTTAAACAGCGATGATTATTTCGAGCCGGAAGCGTTTAACTCCGTAGTGCCATATTTTCTCAGGGGTGAGAAGTTTGTCGTTGGAAATGTACGGGTACTTAATGAAAACGGAACATTTTGGATTAACACCCCCTCGGTTGATTTTAGTACAATGCTCAGATGGTGGAAATTTAACGCATTTTGCCATAACCCGGGAGGATATTTCTTTCTGAGAGAGGTGCTTGACACTGTGGGGCCGTTTAATACCGCAAACCACTATAACATGGACTGGGATTTTCTTCTGAAATCCGCCCTGCACTACAGGTTTTACAAAATTGACGCCTTGCTTGCTACTTATCGCCGCTTTGATTTTACAAAGTCCAAAGAAAATGTACGGTTTAAAATGAATTCCTATGTCTTTTCCAAAACATACTGGAAGCATCTGCCGGCTTTTGAGCATTTTAAGATATTTATAGAATTTAATTATATAGATATCATACGTTTTAACCGCTTAATCGGTAAGGCGGCCAATTTGGTATATGCCCTGAAGTTTAAAATCATAAACACTGCCGAGTTTATTCAACGGTTTCTTGTTCTGAGGTTTGCTAAGACTATTGCTATATTTGGAGCCTGCCCCGAGGGCGTGATGTATCTCCAAAAGTGCAGAAAAAAAGGTATGGATGTTAAGTTTTTCATAGACATCTCAGTTAAAGCTAACTCATTTAACGGGCTTCCCCTGCATGACATCAATGATTTTATCGGCGGAGATTTTGGGGATATAGAGGCAATATTAGTAGCAGAGAGCTTAAGAAAAAATAAAATCAAACGCATGCTGGACTCCGTCGGATTTAAAAAGCCGGTTGTTTAA
- a CDS encoding cobyric acid synthase produces the protein MASAIMVQGTGSGAGKSLIAAALCRLFKNAGYRVAPFKSQNMALNSFVTAEGGEIGRAQALQAWAAGIEPSVYHNPILLKSEGSAGSQVVVMGKPFKTMSASDYYKNKELFWPYVVSAWEELDRRYDVVVIEGAGSPAEINLSDREIVNMAVAKLTSAPVLLVGDIDKGGVFASLYGTAALLKDDAAFIKAFIINKFRGDVNILIPGNEMIHNLTGIPVIGVVPYTGGLQLEEEDGLSLGSRFTGGNTSTAGLKITVLRLNYISNFTDFHALSCEPGVELVYSLRRTDILNSDLVIIPGTKNTVKDLLYLKETGVSDSLKRAAETGIPIVGMCGGYQMLGSVIRDPDMVESRHTEVAALGLLDIETVFEPTKVTSRVKAKKAGIIPFIDGEFDNLDCYEIHMGKTQEGNLFEVKDGGRTYSDGLAKGNVWGTYLHGIFDNDGFRDALLNGLRAKCGLKSTVSGINYKQLREDAIEHWAAIVARSLDMNFIYSLL, from the coding sequence GTGGCCTCTGCAATAATGGTTCAGGGTACCGGCTCGGGAGCCGGTAAGAGCCTTATAGCCGCCGCACTGTGCAGACTATTTAAAAATGCCGGATACAGGGTTGCACCATTTAAATCACAGAACATGGCCTTAAATTCATTCGTCACGGCAGAGGGTGGAGAGATTGGACGGGCACAGGCGCTTCAAGCCTGGGCGGCAGGGATTGAACCCTCAGTTTATCATAACCCCATACTGTTAAAATCCGAGGGAAGCGCCGGTTCTCAGGTGGTAGTCATGGGTAAGCCATTTAAGACAATGTCCGCCTCTGATTACTATAAAAACAAGGAGCTGTTTTGGCCATATGTGGTAAGCGCATGGGAGGAGTTAGACAGACGGTACGATGTAGTTGTCATAGAGGGGGCCGGAAGCCCTGCCGAGATAAACCTCTCTGACAGGGAAATCGTCAACATGGCGGTAGCAAAGCTAACATCTGCTCCGGTTTTGCTTGTCGGGGACATTGACAAGGGTGGTGTGTTTGCCTCATTATACGGCACTGCAGCACTGCTTAAAGATGATGCAGCGTTTATAAAAGCCTTTATCATTAATAAGTTCCGCGGAGATGTAAATATTCTAATCCCAGGCAACGAGATGATTCACAATCTAACCGGCATTCCAGTGATAGGGGTAGTGCCTTATACAGGTGGTCTGCAGCTTGAGGAGGAGGACGGTCTGTCACTGGGCAGCCGGTTCACAGGCGGGAATACAAGCACTGCCGGCTTGAAAATCACTGTCTTACGGCTCAATTATATATCCAATTTTACGGATTTCCATGCTCTTTCCTGTGAGCCCGGAGTTGAGCTTGTATATAGTTTAAGGCGCACTGACATTTTGAATTCTGATTTAGTGATAATTCCCGGCACTAAAAACACAGTGAAGGACCTGTTGTATCTTAAAGAGACCGGCGTGTCGGACTCACTAAAGAGGGCGGCTGAGACGGGAATTCCAATAGTGGGGATGTGTGGTGGTTATCAAATGCTGGGCAGCGTGATAAGGGACCCTGATATGGTAGAAAGCAGGCACACCGAGGTAGCAGCTCTGGGCTTACTTGACATTGAAACGGTATTTGAACCCACAAAGGTGACATCTCGTGTAAAGGCAAAAAAAGCGGGCATCATACCTTTTATAGACGGCGAGTTTGATAATCTGGACTGCTATGAGATACACATGGGGAAAACTCAGGAGGGAAACCTTTTTGAGGTAAAAGACGGCGGGCGGACTTACTCAGACGGTCTGGCAAAGGGTAACGTCTGGGGGACATATCTTCACGGGATATTTGATAATGACGGCTTCAGAGATGCCCTGCTTAACGGTCTCAGGGCTAAATGCGGGCTGAAAAGCACCGTAAGCGGTATCAACTATAAACAGCTCCGTGAAGATGCGATAGAGCATTGGGCTGCCATTGTTGCCCGCTCACTGGATATGAATTTCATATATTCTCTGTTGTAA
- a CDS encoding Uma2 family endonuclease, protein MLTETIFTDLDLTEIINGEEIMGPSPFFKHQDIAANLYNILNQHIRKNKLGKLFFSPLDIIFEEGINRLQPDILFIKKENLSIAKDWIRGVPDMVCEIISSGSYEMDTVVKKVIYENYRVPEYWIVMPEPQTIEVLTIIGDKYKLHSFAAIEGFVISKVIEGLQVNITDVFE, encoded by the coding sequence ATGCTTACGGAAACTATATTTACAGATTTAGACTTAACTGAAATTATTAATGGAGAGGAAATAATGGGACCTAGTCCATTTTTTAAACATCAGGATATAGCGGCTAATTTGTATAATATACTAAACCAACATATCAGAAAAAATAAATTGGGGAAATTGTTTTTTTCTCCGCTTGACATAATCTTTGAAGAAGGGATTAACAGGCTTCAACCTGATATACTGTTTATAAAAAAGGAAAACCTGAGTATTGCTAAGGATTGGATAAGAGGCGTACCGGATATGGTTTGTGAGATAATATCTTCAGGCAGTTATGAGATGGATACGGTAGTTAAAAAGGTGATATATGAGAACTACAGGGTGCCTGAGTACTGGATAGTTATGCCGGAGCCACAGACTATAGAGGTATTAACCATCATTGGTGATAAGTATAAATTACACTCCTTTGCGGCTATTGAAGGATTTGTTATATCTAAAGTCATTGAAGGCCTTCAAGTCAACATTACTGATGTTTTTGAGTAA
- a CDS encoding CHAT domain-containing protein, with protein MPWISVTLNISGEQRKVLKELGLLFAGEMESRGRADKKILEPLKEELSYIINANSEVKAIVKDALATGNHYALRLIDSDSEILNLPWSMAEESETDTPLGSIESLHILKTPAAVIDKNLSDFTPHIEAPLKILIMISSPLDLDYKSRLSYEQEEYDILKAFEPLLKTGHVEIDYTDDGSLEALKSKIKTNKYHILHFSGHGTFHEGRGYLLLEDHYNLKKKLVDEDEFAKVINSNPNYKIPLVVLSSCQTAQGGSERILRGITGKL; from the coding sequence ATGCCATGGATAAGCGTTACACTTAATATTTCCGGCGAGCAAAGGAAAGTTTTAAAAGAACTCGGCTTGCTATTTGCCGGAGAGATGGAAAGCAGGGGGAGAGCTGATAAAAAAATCCTTGAGCCGCTAAAAGAAGAGCTTTCATACATCATCAACGCCAACTCTGAGGTCAAGGCCATTGTCAAAGATGCACTTGCAACCGGCAATCATTACGCTCTGCGGCTCATAGACTCCGACAGCGAAATCCTGAATCTCCCGTGGTCAATGGCTGAGGAATCAGAGACAGATACTCCGCTTGGCAGTATTGAAAGCCTCCATATATTAAAAACGCCGGCTGCTGTAATTGATAAAAACTTATCAGATTTTACACCGCATATAGAAGCCCCGTTAAAAATTCTTATTATGATTTCCTCCCCGCTTGATTTGGATTACAAATCACGGCTTTCATATGAACAAGAAGAGTATGATATACTGAAAGCCTTCGAGCCGCTTCTTAAAACCGGCCATGTCGAAATAGACTACACTGATGACGGCTCACTTGAGGCGCTGAAATCAAAAATCAAGACCAACAAATACCACATTTTGCACTTTTCAGGCCACGGGACATTTCATGAAGGGCGGGGTTACTTGCTTTTGGAAGACCATTATAATCTAAAGAAAAAGCTTGTAGATGAAGATGAATTTGCAAAAGTGATTAATTCAAATCCCAACTATAAAATCCCGCTTGTTGTGCTGTCATCGTGTCAAACCGCTCAGGGCGGCTCCGAGCGGATTCTAAGAGGCATAACCGGCAAGCTCTT
- a CDS encoding adenosylcobinamide-GDP ribazoletransferase — translation MIIRIIKRITAGFQFLTIIPLPQFLYCDDTVEIGKSSAWFPVTGLAIGLMSAMVWFAARSALPLEVSCFMVVAATILVTGGLHLDGLSDTFDAIAARKPQQQRLAIMKSGSAGPIGATAIVVVIILKYLLLKNAIAQTGLSPLYVLSVFPVAGRFAATSCLFLGRSAKEDGLGYIFISNTGLAEILLSGCISVLITSAANYIFNAQTDPFSITGPPVLIFTAVYLFSVVATVFLQSKFGGLTGDHAGAIIEGGELIFLFACNC, via the coding sequence ATGATAATCAGAATTATAAAACGAATAACGGCAGGGTTTCAGTTTTTAACGATAATTCCGCTGCCTCAGTTTCTATACTGCGATGATACGGTAGAAATCGGCAAGAGTTCTGCATGGTTTCCTGTTACAGGTTTGGCTATTGGTCTGATGTCTGCTATGGTTTGGTTTGCTGCAAGGAGTGCTCTCCCTCTGGAGGTATCCTGTTTCATGGTGGTTGCTGCAACGATTTTAGTAACCGGAGGGCTTCACCTTGACGGCCTCTCCGACACATTTGACGCTATCGCTGCACGAAAGCCGCAGCAACAACGCCTCGCTATTATGAAAAGCGGCTCTGCCGGCCCTATCGGAGCCACCGCCATTGTAGTGGTTATTATTCTTAAGTATCTCCTTTTAAAAAATGCAATTGCTCAAACCGGCCTATCCCCTTTATATGTTCTCTCTGTGTTTCCCGTTGCTGGAAGGTTTGCCGCTACATCATGTTTGTTTCTGGGAAGGAGCGCAAAAGAAGACGGACTGGGGTATATTTTTATTTCCAACACAGGGCTTGCCGAAATTCTTCTCTCCGGTTGCATCTCCGTACTGATAACTTCTGCGGCTAATTATATTTTTAACGCTCAGACGGACCCTTTTAGCATCACAGGCCCGCCTGTTTTGATTTTTACTGCGGTGTATCTTTTCAGTGTGGTTGCCACAGTGTTTTTGCAAAGCAAGTTCGGCGGGTTAACCGGAGATCATGCCGGGGCTATTATTGAGGGCGGTGAACTTATCTTTCTGTTTGCTTGTAACTGTTGA
- a CDS encoding MFS transporter, with amino-acid sequence MVVSTTENKPRFSALYVKEFRHYFIAQAISLSGTWIHQTAAGWLVYSMTKSSLYLGLLGVSLSLPILLFTLIGGVLADRFKKRELLILTQALSIIPATVFALLLAFNIINIWEILAISFFLGVINSIDTPVRQSFLIEIAGRNNILNAVALSSVIFHMARMAGPVIAGFVISHFGFSICFILNAVTFLPVVYVLIKMTLRCDDKKPAKQSLLKDFSDGLVYVIRFRRIAFILVTITVFSLFCIPYGHFMPVFVDRVFHSDVVGLGYLMSATGAGAFAAGFVIAYAGDIKNKRKLMSITGLIFPLSLFAFCFVKNFTLAMFLLALAGFNLVSFLAAANSYIQLKVQDSIRGRVMSVYTLMFLGMAPAGSALIGSLAQVWGIEKTLALTTSISLTGFLIFRRKWK; translated from the coding sequence ATGGTAGTATCAACAACAGAGAATAAACCCAGGTTTTCAGCATTATATGTAAAAGAGTTTAGACACTATTTTATAGCGCAGGCGATATCACTCTCAGGGACGTGGATACACCAGACGGCGGCAGGGTGGCTTGTGTACTCAATGACGAAATCATCACTCTATCTGGGGCTTTTGGGTGTGTCTCTTTCACTTCCTATTTTGCTTTTTACCCTTATAGGGGGGGTCTTAGCTGACAGATTTAAAAAGAGAGAGCTTCTTATTCTGACCCAGGCGCTCTCCATTATACCTGCCACTGTTTTTGCCCTGCTGTTGGCTTTTAACATTATAAATATATGGGAAATCTTAGCAATTTCTTTTTTTCTGGGTGTTATAAACTCAATAGACACTCCGGTTAGACAGTCGTTTCTTATTGAAATTGCAGGAAGAAACAATATTCTCAACGCCGTTGCTCTAAGCTCTGTTATTTTCCATATGGCACGTATGGCAGGCCCTGTGATTGCCGGATTTGTGATAAGCCATTTTGGTTTTTCGATTTGCTTTATCTTAAATGCCGTTACCTTTCTGCCTGTCGTATATGTGCTTATAAAGATGACACTCAGGTGTGACGATAAAAAGCCGGCCAAACAAAGTCTGTTGAAGGACTTTTCCGATGGCCTGGTGTATGTTATCAGGTTTCGTCGTATTGCCTTTATTTTGGTGACAATAACGGTTTTCAGCCTCTTTTGCATACCATATGGTCATTTCATGCCGGTTTTCGTTGACAGGGTGTTTCATTCAGACGTTGTAGGGCTCGGATATCTGATGTCTGCAACAGGAGCAGGCGCTTTTGCCGCCGGTTTTGTGATTGCATATGCCGGTGATATAAAAAATAAGAGAAAACTTATGTCCATAACAGGACTTATCTTTCCGCTTTCTCTTTTTGCATTTTGCTTTGTTAAAAACTTTACACTTGCAATGTTTCTGCTGGCCCTGGCAGGCTTTAACCTGGTCTCTTTTTTAGCCGCCGCCAACAGCTACATTCAGCTTAAAGTACAGGATTCAATCAGGGGCAGAGTTATGAGTGTTTACACTTTGATGTTTTTGGGAATGGCACCGGCAGGCTCTGCGTTGATTGGCTCTCTTGCCCAGGTATGGGGGATAGAGAAAACACTGGCTCTTACCACAAGCATCAGTCTCACCGGTTTTCTGATTTTCAGAAGAAAATGGAAATGA
- a CDS encoding glycosyltransferase family 39 protein — translation MNLSKPDTRRTEFYTWLLLIVAMAFITAVRIRFLDFPMERDEGEYAYIARLILERLEPYKYAYTMKLPGTALIYAFFMSIFGQTVRGIHIGLLITNLATIVVIYMLIKHVYNATTGVVSAMSYGFFTLSYSFLGFSFHATQLIVLFCTLGLYFLMIALRKQTSTFYAIAGFFLGCGFLMKQHGIYFLFFAVCYFLYHNRLNSPQTPVILYIKQNAKYEFSKLCYLLAAFFIPLILVVMWVYSMGDFQKFFYWTFVYANKYVSSETISSSVPRIKVSLRAVFKGFHLLWILALLGFILQFFIKLPAVKKVFTNLLFFFTVFAVSAGLYFRPHYFIMMLPAVVIFIGIAVQRLNEFLTEKFKLPNVAFIIFLIIVATGFWADRNYFFKLPLPLICNTIYKNNPFNEAPQIAELITAHTGKDDRIAVFGSEPEILFLSDRLSVTGYIYTYGLMEIHDGNMIMQMELISEIMANPPKLIVYCHVYKSWTPRKNSPQYIFQWFDKNIYSRYEKIAVIDYVENGKYSYIQGNDAKEYSPVSEDYIEILKQKDGINKNFIWLM, via the coding sequence ATGAATTTATCTAAGCCCGATACACGCCGCACTGAGTTTTACACATGGCTGTTGCTTATAGTTGCAATGGCCTTTATAACGGCTGTAAGAATCAGGTTTCTGGATTTTCCCATGGAGCGGGATGAGGGGGAGTATGCCTACATAGCAAGGTTGATTCTTGAGCGCCTTGAGCCCTATAAGTACGCATACACTATGAAATTACCCGGCACGGCACTAATATATGCTTTCTTTATGTCTATTTTCGGTCAAACCGTAAGAGGTATCCACATTGGGCTGCTTATTACCAACCTTGCCACAATCGTTGTCATCTATATGCTGATTAAACATGTATATAATGCAACCACCGGTGTTGTTTCAGCAATGTCCTATGGGTTTTTCACCCTTAGTTATTCTTTTTTAGGTTTTTCCTTTCACGCCACTCAACTAATCGTCTTGTTTTGTACACTCGGGCTGTATTTCTTAATGATAGCCCTTAGAAAACAAACCTCTACATTCTATGCAATTGCCGGTTTTTTTCTGGGCTGCGGTTTTTTAATGAAGCAGCACGGCATATATTTTCTGTTTTTTGCCGTATGCTATTTTTTATATCACAACCGGTTAAACAGCCCACAAACCCCTGTCATATTATATATTAAGCAAAATGCTAAATATGAGTTTTCAAAACTATGCTATCTGCTTGCAGCTTTTTTTATACCCCTTATTTTAGTTGTTATGTGGGTTTATTCCATGGGGGATTTCCAGAAGTTTTTCTACTGGACTTTTGTTTATGCCAATAAATATGTTTCAAGTGAAACTATCAGTTCTTCAGTTCCCAGAATTAAGGTATCCTTGCGAGCTGTCTTTAAAGGTTTCCATCTGCTTTGGATATTGGCTTTGTTAGGATTTATTTTACAGTTTTTTATAAAATTACCAGCTGTGAAAAAGGTTTTTACCAATTTGCTCTTTTTTTTTACCGTCTTTGCCGTTTCAGCAGGGCTATATTTCAGACCACACTATTTTATAATGATGCTGCCCGCTGTGGTTATTTTTATCGGCATAGCTGTACAACGCCTTAATGAGTTTCTTACTGAAAAATTTAAACTTCCCAATGTTGCCTTTATAATATTTTTAATTATTGTTGCCACAGGATTTTGGGCAGATAGAAATTACTTTTTTAAATTGCCGCTCCCCCTAATCTGTAATACGATTTACAAAAACAATCCATTTAATGAAGCACCGCAAATTGCGGAACTCATCACCGCCCACACCGGTAAAGACGACCGTATTGCAGTCTTTGGCTCGGAGCCGGAAATACTTTTCTTATCAGACAGATTATCTGTTACCGGATATATATATACCTATGGGCTTATGGAAATCCATGATGGAAACATGATTATGCAAATGGAGTTAATATCTGAAATCATGGCAAATCCTCCTAAACTGATAGTTTATTGCCATGTTTATAAATCATGGACTCCTCGTAAAAACTCTCCACAGTATATATTTCAATGGTTTGACAAAAACATTTATAGCAGGTATGAAAAAATAGCTGTCATTGATTATGTGGAAAACGGCAAATACTCTTATATACAAGGTAATGATGCAAAAGAATATAGCCCTGTATCTGAGGACTACATTGAAATATTAAAACAAAAAGATGGAATTAATAAAAACTTTATCTGGCTTATGTAA
- the moaA gene encoding GTP 3',8-cyclase MoaA — MEDSLLRDSFGRVIDYIRISITDRCNLRCIYCVPEDGTDVLKKDDILSFEEILRFIEAASDVGIKKIRITGGEPLLRKDLHDFIRAIKSPGTINDISLTTNGQLLAKYAQQLHDNGLSRVNVSLDTLNPGKYSDITRGGSLESVLDGIKKAKEAGLLPIKLNMVPLRGVNDDEIEDFARLAMQSDYQVRFIELMPVCISGGGEDSQLVSMGEIMERLKAMGPIIPVKLRRHGPARYYTFENSGGVIGVISGVTCQFCSECNRLRFTSDGKLRPCLFSNIEVDFKTPLRNGADKETLKSLILNTAKLKPERHDAKFNLSNLSHIGG; from the coding sequence TTGGAAGATTCGCTCCTGAGAGACTCCTTTGGAAGGGTCATTGATTACATCAGAATATCCATAACGGACAGATGTAACCTCAGATGTATATACTGTGTGCCGGAGGACGGCACGGATGTACTGAAAAAAGATGATATTCTGTCCTTTGAGGAAATTCTCAGGTTCATTGAGGCGGCCTCGGATGTTGGAATAAAAAAAATACGGATAACCGGCGGAGAACCATTACTGAGGAAGGATTTGCATGATTTTATAAGAGCAATAAAATCCCCCGGCACAATAAACGATATTAGTCTGACCACAAACGGCCAGTTGCTTGCAAAATATGCACAACAACTCCATGACAACGGCCTTAGCCGTGTAAACGTTAGTCTTGATACGCTAAACCCCGGTAAATACAGTGATATAACCCGCGGCGGCTCTTTGGAGAGCGTGCTTGATGGGATCAAAAAAGCGAAGGAGGCAGGGCTTTTACCCATTAAACTCAACATGGTACCTCTGAGGGGAGTAAATGATGATGAAATTGAGGACTTCGCACGGCTTGCCATGCAGAGTGACTATCAAGTCAGATTCATCGAGCTGATGCCTGTATGTATAAGCGGCGGCGGTGAGGACAGTCAACTGGTATCAATGGGTGAAATCATGGAGCGGTTAAAAGCGATGGGCCCCATTATACCTGTAAAGCTAAGAAGACACGGTCCGGCAAGATACTATACATTTGAAAACTCCGGCGGTGTAATAGGTGTAATAAGCGGCGTTACCTGTCAGTTTTGCAGCGAATGTAACAGACTGCGGTTTACCTCAGACGGCAAACTCCGCCCATGTCTTTTTTCCAATATTGAAGTTGACTTCAAAACTCCTCTTAGAAACGGCGCCGATAAAGAGACCCTTAAATCACTTATTTTAAACACTGCAAAACTAAAACCGGAAAGACATGATGCAAAGTTTAACCTGTCAAATCTTTCCCACATAGGAGGCTAA
- a CDS encoding molybdopterin-binding protein, translated as MCESDNINSKKNKKGFATLPVHMSEGCILAHDITEIRPGEFKGRAFKKGHVITKADIEHLQRLGKDNIYLLQIGDDELHEDDAAHTLANALIGNSKETGVYPSGEPKEGKIDFIAGRDGLVIIDKAALTSFNMAEDVMCATLHTNTVVTTGVKLGGVRAIPLVIKRSLVEQAVAAAKSAESGAVLKIREIRKPRAGVVITGNEVFYGRIKDAFLPVIQRKLAAFGGTIMEHIYAPDDVDYIYGKLMYLLNAGADLLITTGGMSVDPDDITPIAVKNLPVNLYNYGTSVLPGAMFLIAYVGGDKYGNLGGADIPVMCMPACGMYNKTTVFDLLLPRVLSGEIIDRRALAEMAHGGFCLSCPECKYPVCPFGK; from the coding sequence ATGTGTGAATCAGATAACATAAACTCAAAGAAAAACAAAAAGGGTTTTGCCACACTTCCCGTGCACATGTCGGAAGGTTGCATATTAGCTCATGACATAACGGAAATAAGGCCGGGGGAGTTTAAAGGAAGGGCATTTAAAAAAGGCCACGTAATAACTAAGGCAGACATAGAGCATTTACAGAGGCTTGGCAAGGACAACATCTATCTGTTGCAAATAGGTGATGATGAACTTCACGAGGACGACGCCGCACACACACTGGCAAATGCGCTTATAGGAAACTCAAAGGAAACAGGCGTTTATCCATCAGGAGAGCCCAAAGAGGGCAAGATTGATTTTATAGCAGGCAGGGACGGCCTTGTAATAATTGATAAAGCCGCCCTCACAAGTTTTAATATGGCTGAAGATGTGATGTGTGCTACATTGCACACCAATACAGTAGTCACAACGGGCGTCAAACTGGGTGGCGTCAGAGCGATACCACTTGTTATAAAACGCAGTCTGGTTGAGCAGGCAGTGGCTGCGGCAAAGAGCGCCGAAAGCGGGGCGGTACTTAAAATAAGAGAGATTAGAAAACCGCGTGCCGGTGTTGTTATTACGGGTAACGAGGTGTTTTATGGCCGGATAAAGGATGCTTTCCTGCCGGTAATACAACGCAAATTAGCCGCCTTCGGAGGTACAATAATGGAGCATATATATGCTCCCGATGATGTTGACTATATTTACGGCAAACTCATGTATTTACTGAATGCCGGCGCTGATTTGCTGATAACAACCGGCGGGATGTCGGTTGATCCCGATGACATCACACCGATAGCGGTAAAAAACCTCCCAGTTAATCTGTACAACTACGGAACGTCTGTGCTGCCGGGGGCAATGTTCTTAATAGCATATGTCGGGGGCGATAAGTATGGCAATTTGGGAGGCGCCGACATCCCGGTAATGTGTATGCCGGCCTGCGGGATGTATAACAAAACAACAGTGTTTGATCTCCTTTTACCGAGGGTACTTTCCGGAGAGATTATAGACAGGCGTGCTTTAGCTGAGATGGCACACGGCGGGTTTTGCCTGAGCTGCCCGGAGTGTAAATATCCTGTATGTCCGTTTGGGAAATGA
- a CDS encoding histidine phosphatase family protein: MATRVYLIRHGETLGAEKRMYKGQTDVPLSSEGEAQAVKAGEFIRGHLKSRTGYSGLSERSAQTTIEAVYSSDLSRCVKTAELVGGFFNLNPVPVPEFRERNFGLWEGMTFEEIDKKYPDDFANWAKNPLKFSPAGGESTEDVTRRTMPALKKLVKLHLNKTIVIVAHGGANRVILCNLLKIPLRHIFRIEQDFACVNVVEIHRNLPVVLLLNHTHR; this comes from the coding sequence ATGGCAACCAGAGTATATCTGATAAGACACGGCGAGACACTTGGCGCTGAAAAACGCATGTACAAGGGACAGACCGATGTGCCGCTCTCTTCAGAGGGTGAGGCGCAGGCGGTAAAGGCCGGTGAATTTATAAGAGGTCACCTAAAAAGCCGCACCGGTTACTCAGGATTAAGCGAACGCTCAGCACAAACCACAATTGAGGCCGTTTATTCCTCTGACCTAAGCCGTTGTGTAAAAACCGCTGAACTTGTCGGTGGTTTTTTCAATCTCAACCCTGTGCCGGTACCCGAATTTCGTGAAAGGAATTTCGGCCTCTGGGAGGGAATGACCTTTGAAGAAATAGACAAAAAATACCCTGACGACTTTGCAAACTGGGCAAAAAACCCGCTTAAATTCAGTCCTGCCGGTGGGGAAAGCACAGAAGACGTCACCAGGCGTACAATGCCGGCACTTAAAAAACTCGTTAAACTTCACTTAAATAAAACAATTGTAATCGTAGCCCACGGCGGCGCAAACAGAGTCATACTCTGTAATTTGCTGAAAATCCCGCTTCGCCATATTTTTCGGATTGAGCAGGATTTTGCCTGTGTTAATGTCGTGGAAATTCACAGGAATCTCCCTGTAGTACTGTTGTTAAATCACACTCATAGGTAG